In Sulfurimonas sp. C5, the genomic window TCTTTCATTTTGTCTGCATAGTTTTCAAATGCTTGGATGATACCTGTAAATGTTTTTGCAACATCTGTGAAGTTTGCAATAGCACCACCGATGATTAATACTTTATCTCTACCTTGAGCATCTTTAGCTCTAGTCATAAGATCTAGTAAAGTTTCAGCATAGAATTTTGTTTCACCAGTAGTTGGACCACCAGAATATTCACCATAGTTAGCAAGGTCATCGATACCTGCCATATCAGCAATAGTATCAGCGTAAACAACTGAAGCACCACCACCAGCAACCATAGTCCAGATTCTAGCATCTGGTTTTAATAAAGTTAGTTTTAAAGATGCACCAGTTTTCGCATCAGCTTCTTCAACAGCTAATACTTCAGGAGATTTTTCTTCCATACCGAATGCAGTTGGATATTCAACATCACCCCAAGCATCTCTCATTAAGAAACCTGCAGTATCGTCAAGCTTAGCAACCATATCTAAAAGCTCAATTTTGTTTCCTTGCATTACGAATGGGTTAATTTCAAGGTATGCAAAGTTTAATTCACGGTAAGCTCTGAAGAAACCAATTGCAAATTTTGCAAAGTTCTCTTTATCTTCAGCTTTTACATCTGCAGGTACATTTGCAGCAATTTTTTCAGCTATTTCTTCTTCTGTAGCAGTAATAGGGAATGCTACTTCAGTAACTTTTTCATCCCAACCTTCTTCAACTTCCATACCACCTTCAGCTGACATATATAGAACATCGTTGTCACCAACACATGTAGCAGAGATATAGTACTCTTCAGATTGGTCATGCGGAGTAAACGGCTCAACAACAAAGTGAGTTAACATATCTACTTTTGGATCACCTGTTGGAGTGTCACCGTCAAATGAAAAGTATACAGATTGTTTGTCACCTGATTTTTCATCAATCCAAGATGCAGCTTTTGCTAAAGATACATCACCTGGTTTTTGGTCTTTAAATAAAACTAAACCGTTTTTACCACGTTTACCAAATAACATATCTGGTTTTGCAACTAGTGGTTTTTCATTTAACCAAGCTTTTTCTTTTGCAGCATCTTTTAGTTCAGCACCGTTTTGAACCATGATTGTTTCATATGCATAAGTAAAGTCTGGAAAGTACTTGTTCCAATGTTTTGCTAAAATCGACTTCGCGTCATATTCTCGTATCGCTTTTTGAGCCATAGAAACTCCCTATTTTGATATTTGGGGATGATTGTATCATAAAGTTCCTAACAATTATATTCCAGAGTAAGGTTAATTATAAAATTAGCTTATTTTTTGTGAATTTTTGTAACATATGCCCTATACACAGTATGACCACTGTAACTTATTGTTACACTATTGGGCTTATTCTTATCTATTGGAAGCTCTTTGAGAGAATATTCCCTACATTTTTCAATACCGTAAAACTTTAAGCGCTGTTGCATTTTGTAATCTGTTTTAACACATTGAATGTTACGTTTGTGTAATTCTTTGGCTAAATCTTTTGCAATATACATATTGTATGCAAAGTGTTGTTTTGGATTATCCAAAACACCATAAAGATTTTTATTAAATAGTACTAGTAATGTGTGTAAAAATAGGAATAAAAAAGATAATACAAAAATGGTTTTATATCTTTTTCTAAACATTTTGAGTCTTACTCTATATGAGTGTATAAATGTTTGTGCGGCAAGAGGAAGTGCTATCATCAAGTAAGGTGCAAAGTATTCTATATCTAGTCTTTGTCTAAATGAAAGAAGTAAAGAAAAAATAAGTGCAGTAGTTGCAATGTACCATACCTTGTCTATTTTATCTGCCAAATATTTTCTATACAAGGCATATACTAAATATACAAAGACAATAGGAGAGAAAATAGCACTGTAGACTGCAATTGTGTCTAAGAAATGCCCACTTGGAACTCCGTATATTTGTAATCGATACAAATAAGCTGATATGGCCAATAAAATTAAATTATAAACTATATTTTTGTAATCTTTAGCAAATATATTATAGATGAGAACACCTAAAAGTAGATATGCAAAACCACCATCCATAAAAGCATAGATAAGTAATAAAACATTTGTATACCTGCTAGATACTCTTTGATCCAGATAGATAAACAACAGTAAACCGAATAATACTAAAAAAGCGTGACTCAATACTAATGCAGCACTCAGTATTCCCGGCAACATCACATATAAAAGAAGTAACCAAAGTCTATCCCGTGTTCGTTGCAGGTATTTGCCAGAGATACTATAAAAAAGCAAACTGCTTATAAGATGGATAAAAATTATAGGTAAACGAAGTGTGTAATCATTACTGCCGAATTTCGAGATCAAAAAGTTGAAAAATGTACTTAAAAAACTTTGTTCTTCATAAAGTACATAGGCTTCTGCCGAAGAGATAGACAAATTGTCTATCTGAAAAAAGAGTATAGTTACATCTATTCCCAATATTAAGAATAAGATGAGTTTTGGCATCATAGTTTTAAGAAGTTTCCTATGATTTCATGTCCGTACTGACTCATTATAGATTCAGGGTGAAACTGCACCCCGTATATATCTTTATCTTTTATTTTTAGAGCCATAATCTCATTATCGTCTGTAGAATATGCTGTAGGTTCAATCACTTCTGGCAAGGTATTTTTATCTACAATCAAAGAATGGTATCTTGTTGCAATAAACTCTTCTGGTAAATCTTTAAAAATTTCACAAGAAATATGCTGTTTCATCGTTGAAGTTTTACCGTGCATCATATTTTTTGCACGTACTACATCTCCACCAAAGACCTGAGCAATACTTTGATGCCCCAAACAAATTCCAAGTATTGGAAGTTTATCTTTAAAGTGTTCTATTACCGCTAAGGTCACACCTGCTTCATCAGGTGAAGCCGGACCGGGAGAGATAATAATTTTTTCAGGGTTTAGCGCTTCGATCTCTTCAATACTCATCTCGTCATTACGGATAATTTTTAGATCAGCTCCAAGCTCACGACAATACTGAACTATATTGTATGTAAAACTGTCATAGTTATCTATCATTAAAATCATTTAGTTGTTTCCTAAATATATAATACGTATTTTAAACGTATTATACATATTCTACTATTGTTTTATAATTAAAGGATCTTTCTTTTGTAAATTATCCCCATCTCCAAGCATTAAAGCCAGCCACTTTGTCTTCTCGTTGGCATTAAAAATAATCTTAGCCATAATTGTAAGCGGAATTGAAAGAAACATTCCAACTATTCCAAGTAACCATCCCCAAAAAATTAAAGACAGAAAAACAACTAAAGTGGAAACACCCAGACCTTTACCCATCACTTTTGGCTCAACTATAGATCCTATGACAATATTTACTAGTACATATACACCTGCAACGATAGAAGCACTCATAAAGCCTAATTGTACAAGTGAGATTAGCACTGCAGGTACTGCCGCTAAGATTGAACCAATGTTTGGAATAAAATTAAGTAAAAATGCAAGAACAGCCCAAAGGAAAGGATAGTCTGTCCCTATAAGCTGTAAGGCAATATAAATTACAAAAGCGGTTGCAAAAGAGATCAAAGACTTAATAACCATATAGTGTTTAATCTTATGAAAAATCTCCTCTATATGCTCTAACGAGTCTTGAGAACTCACTTGTACTTTTCTTATAAAAGTTTCTGACTCCAACAACATAAAAGCCACTGTCAAAATGATTACAAAGCCGTTTGTAAAAAGTGAACCCACACCTTGAACCATCGAAGAGACAAATTTCATGATCTGCTTAGCATTGAGCATTTCTGAAAGAGATTCTATAGATATGCTGTAGCCGAAAGATTGTAAAAAACTTGCGATATATTCATAATATATCACTAGTTTTTCTGTGTAGTCATCTACATTTACACTGAATTGGTATACAGATGTAGAGATAAGCTTCACGACAAATAATACAACGAGTAAAAAAACTCCAAGTACTGCAATTAGAGCAAGTGATGAAGGTATTTTTTTTGATTTTAAGTATGTGAATGTCGGTGCCAATATAATTGCAATAAAAACAGAAAGTAAAAAAGGAACAATGATTGAAGAAGCATTTTTAATCCCTGCCAAAACAACAACAACACTAGCAAGTACTATAAAATAGTATCCTATCTGCTTCTCTTTCATTATTCTTCCTTTAAGTAGTTTGAATATCTTTCTGATTGGTTATTTGTTGTAGATAATTCGAGATGTTAATAAGTGAGAATGTCACTAAAAATATAAAAAGACCCGGAAAAAAGCTTACCCACCATGCAATCTCTACAACATCTTTTCCACCGCTTAAAATTGTCCCCCAGCTCATTTGAGGTGCAACAATACCAAGTCCTAAGAAACTAAGACCCGATTCTGCAAGAATGGCTCCCCCTACTCCAAATGTAAAACTCACAAAATAGATAGGGGCTAAAATCGGTGCATAATATTTTAGAAGAATTTTTAATTTTGAGACATTTGCAATGTTTAGTATTTTGATATAGCCTTGAAATCCTATCTTGAAACTCTCGGCACGTATTAGCCTTGCTGTTGTCATCCAGCCCGTAATAGAAATAATGACAATTAAGACAAAAATAGAAGCATTCATATAACTTACCAATGCTAAAAGTAAGAAGAATGTAGGAAATGTAAGAAACAGGTCAACTACCAGTACAAATGTTTTATCAACTGTACCTCTAAAATATCCTGCTAGTGAACCTAATATAAGACCAATGAAAGATGCGATTAAAGCACTGCCTACTCCTATAATTAAAGAGACTTTTCCACCTTCAATCAATCGAGCTAGAATATCACGCCCTAATCTATCCGTACCCAATACATGCATCAAAGAAGGAGCTTCCAAGATAGCTTGTGGATTCAGTTCATATGGGCTTACAGTGTAAAAAAACGAACCAAAAAAAGAGAAAAAGAATAAAATAAAGAGAATGAGGCTACTGAAAACCGGCATCTACACTACTGCTTAATTCCAAGTAGTGTTTGCATCATTTGATCAACAGTTGTTATCACTTTTGCAGCTGCACCGTAAGAAGTTTGGTATTTTATAAGATTTGTCATCTCTTCATCTATACTTACTTTCGTAATAGAGTTATATTCCAGTTCCGTCGCATTAAATTGAGTACTGATTGTTTCATTACGGCTGATTGCACTATTTGTTGTAATCCCTACATATGTAGCACTTACATCAAACATTCCGTAAATTGAACTGTTGTAGTTATCTCGACCTACAGCAAAATCATACTTTTCAAATTGCTGTTGTACCATATCTAAAGCAACTCTATTGTCACCGCTTGATGTAGAATATCCAGCTCTGATTGTCGTAGGATTATTTGCCAGATCTGCATTGATTTTGATATCACGTGCATTTTTTCCATCTAAAAATCTATGAAGACCGATAGCACCTGCAAAATTTGAACCTGATGAGAATTCATTAGTTTTTAAATTATCGGCAATTGAAAAAGTATACCCTTGCGCTTTAGATGCTGCATCTATATTTAATTCTAAACGAAGCTCACCCGTTGCTGAAGGCTGAAAATTAAACTGCATAAAATCATCTACATCGTTATTTCCGTTTAGATCTCCGTTATCATCTTTATTTTCTGTAATCTGAGCTTGTATAGAGTTTGAACCTGCTACACCGGACATTGTTGTACCGGCATCGATATTTATTGTTCTTCTTGCTACTTCGTTACCGTCAACGTCATATATAATAACATCAAAAGCACCTTCGTGAATATTCAAATTTGAACTTAGTAGTGCATCACCAACGTTAAGAGGCACAATATTCGACTGCATTGATGTTGTATTACTTTGAGCATATAAATTATTAGTGCTTTCAATCAAGCCTTTTGCAAAAGCATCAAACTGTGCTACAACCGTTTGTATAATACCGTCTGTAGGCATTCCTGTCGTATCATCTAAAGCTCTACCGCGCAGATCGAAAATAGCCCCTATTTTACCACCGTTTAATTCTTCTTCTAAAGGGATCAGTGTTCCATCTTGACGCTCATATGAGACTTCAAAAAAACCATATTCACTTTTTGTTTTATCTATACGAAGAGGGTGATAAGTGCTTCCATCTACAATATTAAAACCATTTACAGAAATAGTATAACTTCCTGTTTTCGTATTTGAATTACTATCAATTTGTATATTAGCTTCAAGCTGCCCTTGATTTACATCTGCACCGATAAGTCTTGCTAAACTTCTTTCAAGTACATTTCTTTTGTCTCTTAGATCACTTGCCTCAAATGTACCTGCAGATTCTGCAGTATCAATACTTAAATTAAGTTCAGCAATTTGTGCTGCAATTTCATTCACTTGATTGATATTGAGTTCAAGCTGACTATTCACTTCTTGTTGTAAAGCAATTATTTGGTCTTGCGTGTCTTTTATGTGGTTTGTTAACGATTCCGTTTGTTTTGCCAAAGCTATTTTAATAGCATCGTTATCCGGATTATCTGCAAATGTCTGCCACATATCGTAGTATGCTGCAAGATCGGCTTTTATACCTACACCGTCAATTTCAGGAAAATAACTTGATAATTCTTCAAGCGTTTTCATCTCAAAATCACTGTACTCTTTATCAGCTGAAACTGATGCATATCTATCAAATACAAAATTATCAAATACACGTTTTATATCTAAAACACGTACGCCGTTTCCAATTTGTCCAGATGTTGTAGAAAGAGGTATAGCAGCTTCGTTTATAACTCTTTGACGTGTATAGCCTTCCGTTTCGGCGTTAGCAATATTATGACCTGTCGTATTGATAGCTACTTGTGCTGCTGAAAGTCCCGAGTAACCTATACCTAATGTATTAAATAAATTAGCCATCTTATACTCTCACTTCCAAGATTGAAGAATCTTTTGATGCAACTTTATTATAGCCCTGCATCTCAGTCGGTACTAGTTTTTCTAGAAAATCATTATATAAATTGCTTACAATAACAACTAACTTTGCATACTCTTTATTTACTTCTCTAAGTTCAGATAATTGTTCTTTTAATTGATCTAATAACGCATGCTGTTCATCATTAAGTAGTTGAGGAAGATCGACACTTGGATTTTGTGTCATAAGCGATGAAATTTCATAATCAATCATCGCTTTTTTAGACTCAAAACTTTTTAATTTTTCATCTTTAATAGAAAGTCTTTCAAATTGGGGATCATGTTGTGCTGCTTTAATATCTTCAATATCTGATTTAGTAATTTGTATAAGATCTTTTAAATCTTCTAAAGCACTTTTTAAATGATGAGTTAACATATCTTCATCCCCTGATTTGATTCACTATTTTTTAAAGTAGTTCATCCGCCATTTTTTTAGATAACGATGATAAATCTACTTTGTACTCGCCAGAGTTTATAGACTCTTTGAGTTGTTCTACCTTACTGCTATCTTTAGCATTTTCAGTACCAACATTTTCCTTTACTTTGTTTTCTGATGCGTTTTTAGCATAAATATTCTGCGCAACAGAGCTGTTTACTCTTGAAATCATAATTTTTCCTTTGTCATCTAAACATTTTCTTAACAGCTATATCGGCAGAATTATAATTTTCTAAACTATTTATATTATTTTTTTTGCGATAAATAATCATAGAGCATCTGAGAAAAACCAAAGCTTCCTGCACTTGCCTTTGAAAGCTCTTCTCTATACATAGATTTATAGATCTTATCACCCGGATCATTTTGTGAAGAGAAGATATTGTTTTCATCTTTCATAGCATTATCCATAAGCATTTTTACCATAATCGCTTCAAATGCATCTGTTTGCTCTCTTAATGCTTTGTCTTCTACTTTCGTATTGATCTGAGGGATATCTTTGTTTTGAGTAACTAACTGTGCCTGAGCCTGTAACGCATTCAATCCGTAACTCATTAGATCACCTCCAGCTCAGCTGAAATACTGCCGACACTTTTCATTGCTTCTAAAATAGCTATGATATCTTTAGGTGTAGCACCCAATTTTTGCAGTGAACGTACTAAATTGGCAACCGTCGTCGTACCTTTTTTCGTATAAAGCTGGTTATCATTCATCCCTATAACCATATTTTTATCTACAGTCATAGAGCCTTCAGGTGCAGTAATATCATTCTCTTCAACAATTTTAATAGTAATATCCCCGTGTGTCAGCATAATAGGCTTTAACTCTATGTCAACACCAGCTACAATCGTACCAGTTCTCTCGTTGATTACAATTTTGTCTTGAGGTTTATATGCCATATCTACATTTTGAACCTCTGCAAGAAATTCAATCATTGAACGGTTTTGAGGACGTTTTAATTTTACACTTCTCGAATCGATTGCGACAGCAACTTGTGTATTAAAATGCTGATTGATCGCATTTTGAACCGATACTGCGTTTGAAAATCCGGCTTCTTTTAATGATAGTGTCGCATATTCCTGGTGAAAAAGGTCAATATTAATTTCACGCTCAACCAAACCGCCGTTAAATACAAGTCCTGTAGTTGGATGAGATTCAGAACCTGCACCTCTTTGATTCATACCACCAATACTCAGCGGTCCTTGTGCTAAAGCATAGATCTTACCGTCTACCCCTTTTAAAGGTGTCATAAGAAGTGTACCGCCTTCTAAACTTTTTGCATCACCAATCGAAGAAACCGTAACATCAAATTTATCCCCTTGTCTTGCAAAAGGTTTGAGTTTTGCAGTAACTACAACTGCGGCAACGTTTTTAGATTTAATATCTACTGGATTCATATCGATATTCATCGCCTTTAGCATGTTAGCGATAGATTGAAGGGTGAATTTTGAAGTAGTACCGTCACCTGTTTTTTTCAAACCGACTACAAGAGAATAGCCGATAATCTGGTTTTCCCTTACTCCGACGATGTTTGAAACATCAGTGATTTTAGTAGCATATAGTGATGATAAAAAAAGTATAAATGTTAGTAGTATTTTCATTCATTCCCCTAAGTTGTTAAGAAGAATGAAGCAAAGTTTATTCCAATTCGTCAGATATTAGGTAAGTTAAGCTGGTTTTCCCAAACTTTTTTGTTTTTTTTGTTGTATATATACCGATTTGTTCCGGTATTTTTAGAGCACTCATATGTTCAATTATGATCATTCTTACAACTTCTTTTGGAAGATTTTCAATAAGCTGCATAGTATTATCATAAATATCTTCCATCCCCTCTCTGTAACTAAAAGGTGGATCTATATAGATATAAGCATCTTCGTTTAGGCGTTTTAAAGAGGAAACAACTGCATTGATATTTACAAAACTGTCTCCGCCGAAAACTTCACAGCTGCTCGGATCTGTTTGTGCTATGTTCTTTTTCAAAACTCTCAAAGCATCTCTGTCTTTTTCCATGAAATAAATTTTTTTCGCTCCACGGCTGAGTGCTTCTAGTCCTATTGAACCGCTGCCGCTAAATACCTCAACAAAATTCGAGTCTATTACGTCAAACTGCAGAGTATTAAAAAATGATTCTAACACTATCGCTTTTGAACTTCTTGTTGTTGTTTTTGAAGGAAGCTCTAATATTTTTCCTTTATATTTTCCCGCTACAATTTTTTTTGTTAATTTGTTACTTTTCATAAAATGCTTTTACTGCTCTTAAAATATTTTCTTTATATTCATTTGTCAAAGATTCAATTCGTTTTTCCAAAATTGAAAAATCCAAACCATCATCTTCAAAAAATTCTTCTTTTTGCTTAGATTGTTGCTCTTTTGGGCTCATTGCTTCATATCTTTTTTCCAATGCCAAAATCAGCTGCGACTTTGAGAAAGGCTTTATGAGATCTGCTTCTTCATCATTTGCTATATAAAAACATTTGGGATCGTTTAAACACTTTGTATCCCTTATAATAATGTCACTTTTTTTGCTTGAGTCTAAATATTTNTTTATATTTTCCCGCTACAATTTTTTTTGTTAATTTGTTACTTTTCATAAAATGCTTTTACTGCTCTTAAAATATTTTCTTTATATTCATTTGTCAAAGATTCAATTCGTTTTTCCAAAATTGAAAAATCCAAACCATCATCTTCAAAAAATTCTTCTTTTTGCTTAGATTGTTGCTCTTTTGGGCTCATTGCTTCATATCTTTTTTCCAATGCCAAAATCAGCTGCGACTTTGAGAAAGGCTTTATGAGATCTGCTTCTTCATCATTTGCTATATAAAAACATTTGGGATCGTTTAAACACTTTGTATCCCTTATAATAATGTCACTTTTTTTGCTTGAGTCTAAATATTTTCCCAAAAAAAGTTCTAAAGACTTTTGTAATAACGGAGATGAACACTCAACGGCTACTCTCATAAACTATCCTTGTAAATAATACTCGATCGAATATCGTAAATCTGCATCTAAATTCTCTAGTGACAACATCCAATGCAGATATTGAGGATCGCTATGCACGATCTCCTCTATATATTTTCCATTGTATTTTCCAAAACTAAACTTTTGAAGTAACACATTTTGAAAACTGAGTTCAAACATCTGCTCTTGTGAGATACTCTCAAGAAGATAATCAAAAAGAGATTTTATCATAACTACATCTTCTAACGGCTTATATATAGGTTCATTCTCATCCGAAAGCTGTAATTCATAGCGTAAATATTGTAAGTCAAATCTATCAATATCGCTTATAATATGTTTTGCAATCCGCTTTGTATCTATAATTTGTCCCGCAATACCTACACCAAAAGGTTCCAGTAAATTACGAATAAATTCATAATCATGTACGACAACTACACTTTTATCATCTAATTCTTGTAAAAACTGGTATATTTTACTATGAAGAAAAGTCCCTTTCTCTTTAATGTGCTGATTACTTATATGATGATATGCTGAAGCCTCCGGTGTAATTTTTTTCCCTTCATTAATCAGTTCTGTAAAGTAATCTTCGCCGCTTAAAACACTAACCGCACAAATCTTATCGTCAAGTTCATTTCCTGTAGCTTTGAAATCTAAAAACACTAGCATTTTACAATCCTGATTTGCTTACATCTTACACCTATAAAAATAAAAGAAAAATAGCCTGAAAGTAAAATAGCCCCATATAATACATAGATATTATAATAATCAAACAGGATAAGATTTATGATCATAAATGCAGCAGTCAGCCATATAAGAAGCATAAACCACTTTCGCCAAAACTTGACGAGGTCTCCGTATCCGATCACATCTATATACTCTTTTTTATTTGGGCACGATAAAAGCTTGAAAGTAAACCCTGCAAAACATCTGTTAAAAATATATTTAACACTTCGAAATAAAGCAATCAAGACTGCAAAATTGAGAGTGATCAAAAACCAAAAATTAAAAAGTTCAAAAAGCGCATTCAATACCTCTTGTTCTAGGGGAACAAACCCCTGTTTTATATAAAGAACAGTCGTTATTATTAATGATAGGACTACAGCTAAAACAATACTCTCCACTATCACTCTAAAAGCCCAGAACAACCAAAGCGTAAAATAAAATTTTTTCATATTTAGGAGAACTGTCCGAGCATTGTATGATAATGTTCAAGAGTCATAAAACTTTTCTCAAATCTGTAACGGATAATAAACTCTACTACTTTGTTTTTAAACTCGATATCAACGTTTTCTGCTCTACCAAAATAGCCCAAAGAGATATTTTTGCTTTTCACCTTAGCAGTCTTGTCATATGCTATTGCCAAAACCTGTAGATAACGACCCTCTTTAATCTCACCCAAATTTTCGATCTGCAGAGAAGCCCCAGAGAGGTTAATAGCTTTAAACTCAAAAAGATCTTCAAAATTGTGTACTTTTTGGTCTATTCCAATCTCTTTGTAGAGCTCTTTTAACTTTGCAAGATTTTCTTTTCTTGCAAGTTCATAATTTGATATAGATATTTTATTTGTTAAGTTTTTTAATCGGTCTAATGCTGAACTCATATATTATTCCTTCTTTTAAAATTATACAATATAAATTTCTAAAAGGTTAATATTAGTAGCACTTGGAAGATATTAAACTATAGTATCAACTTCAAAGTGATAATAATCTTTAATATCGCTATAAAGGAAGTCTTTATATTCAGGTGAAGTAATCTCATAATTGACTTTTACAAGCTCATCGTTTAGACTCTCAATTGAATAGTCAAGTTCTGATAAATGTGGAAATTTAGGCACTATATCTTCAACCGTAGTCGTACTAAAAAAATCATCCGGATTAAAACTCATTGTATCTCCTTTTTAATAATTACATTACGCTGCACTATCTATTCCTTTGTAACAATATTCAATATAATCGGGTAAATGCTAAACGGTAAATTAATCGATTTTCAGCTATAATGAGACAATTATATAAACTATAAAAGAGCAAGATGGATTATTTAAAGATAGAAGGGATAGAGTCCCTCAAGGGCACAATAAAAATTGCAGGTGCGAAGAATGCTTCGCTTCCTCTTATTGCGATGACGATTCTCGCTAAAAACAAACTCAACATTACAAATCTTCCAGACGTTGTAGATATTAAAACTCTTTTAAAACTTTTAAGCAACCTCGGTGCGGAGTGTGAATTTAACGAACATCATGTATCTGTTGATACTGCAAAAATGCATGAAACAAGAGCAACTTATGACATAGTCAAAACTATGCGTGCTTCTATTTTAGTTCTAGGACCGACTCTAGCACGTTTTGGGCACTGTGAGGTTTCTCTTCCGGGTGGATGTGCCATTGGTCAACGTCCTATTGATCTTCATCTAAAAGCATTAGAGCAAATGGGTGCAGAGATAGACATCAAAGCCGGTTACGTAGAGACAAAAGCTCCCAACGGTCTTAAAGGATGTGAAATCATCTTTGATAAGATCACTGTTACAGGTACTGCTAATATTGTCATGGCTGCAGCTCTTGCCCACGGCGAAACAATTCTCGTAAACGCTGCTCGTGAACCTGAAGTTGTACAACTTTGTGAAATTTTAAATGCTAGCGGCGTTAAAATTGAAGGTATCGGTACATCAGTATTGAAAATTCAAGGTAGTTGCGGTGAACTTCTCGATATGCCTGATTTCTCAATTATCCCTGATAGGATT contains:
- the rsmD gene encoding 16S rRNA (guanine(966)-N(2))-methyltransferase RsmD, whose protein sequence is MKSNKLTKKIVAGKYKGKILELPSKTTTRSSKAIVLESFFNTLQFDVIDSNFVEVFSGSGSIGLEALSRGAKKIYFMEKDRDALRVLKKNIAQTDPSSCEVFGGDSFVNINAVVSSLKRLNEDAYIYIDPPFSYREGMEDIYDNTMQLIENLPKEVVRMIIIEHMSALKIPEQIGIYTTKKTKKFGKTSLTYLISDELE
- a CDS encoding exonuclease domain-containing protein; amino-acid sequence: MLVFLDFKATGNELDDKICAVSVLSGEDYFTELINEGKKITPEASAYHHISNQHIKEKGTFLHSKIYQFLQELDDKSVVVVHDYEFIRNLLEPFGVGIAGQIIDTKRIAKHIISDIDRFDLQYLRYELQLSDENEPIYKPLEDVVMIKSLFDYLLESISQEQMFELSFQNVLLQKFSFGKYNGKYIEEIVHSDPQYLHWMLSLENLDADLRYSIEYYLQG
- the murA gene encoding UDP-N-acetylglucosamine 1-carboxyvinyltransferase; translation: MDYLKIEGIESLKGTIKIAGAKNASLPLIAMTILAKNKLNITNLPDVVDIKTLLKLLSNLGAECEFNEHHVSVDTAKMHETRATYDIVKTMRASILVLGPTLARFGHCEVSLPGGCAIGQRPIDLHLKALEQMGAEIDIKAGYVETKAPNGLKGCEIIFDKITVTGTANIVMAAALAHGETILVNAAREPEVVQLCEILNASGVKIEGIGTSVLKIQGSCGELLDMPDFSIIPDRIEAGTYLCAGAITNSELTITDVEPKHLDAVIGKLEEMGFSFTITQDTITIYPAKEIKPVKVITQEYPAFPTDMQAQIMALATQANGTSIIEERLFENRFMHVSELQRMGADISLNGHIATVNGKTDLSGTDVMATDLRASSALVLAALIARGETNIHRIYHLDRGYDSLEKKLQNAGAKVDRLKE